The genomic interval ATCAAATCGAAAAAGAAAAAAAATAATGATAAAATAGATATAATTTTATTTGTTAAATTATTTTTCAAAATATTAAAAAAAAATAAAGTATTTTTGTTTTTTACATTATAAAAATCATGTATTTCTAAAATTTTTCCTTTCTGCGTAATAATTAATACATTCAAACAAATGGTGATGACCATAAAAATCGAAAAAAAGATAACATACATAATCACCTTAAAATTATATTTTTAAAATATATAATAAATTATAATTCTTGTTCATAAAGAAATTATAATTTAATTACATAATAAAATTATTCAATAAAGTTAAAAAAAATTAAAAAAATAATAAATTTTGTTTAAATAAATTTTAAAATAATAATATATAAATAAAAATTTTAACACAAAATATAAAAAATATTTACATGTAAAAAATTTTGATAAAAAATATTAAAAGAAAATCTATTCATTTAAAAAAATATTTTTAATTTTTTTAAAAATATAAAAAATATAAAAAATATTTTACAAAATTAAATTATAAAATTTTGTAATATAAAAAATTTCTATATATAAAAATTATATTTTTTATTTTTTATCATACGTATTAGAATTTATATTTTCTCTAACAGTTCTTCTATTCATAAGATCATCTATTTGAAATAATTCAATAGTTTCATATTTTATTAAAGCATCCTTCATTGCATGAAGAATGTCAATATTATCTTTTAAAATTTTAAAAGCTTTATTATAATTAGATTCTATTAATAATTTTATTTCTTTATCTATTATTCTAATGGTTTCATTAGAAATATTAGATGCAATTGAGATGTTTTTACCTAAAAATATTTCTTCTTTTTCTTTAGTATATAATATAGGACCTAGTCTTTTGGAAAATCCCCACTGAGTGACCATATTTCTAGCTATACTAGTAGCCATTTTAATATCATGAAAAGCTCCAGTAGAAATATTTTTAGACCCATAAATTATTTCTTCAGCTAATCTGCCACCATATAAAGTAGCTATTTTACTTTCTAATTTCTGCTTACTAACGTTTAATTGATCATCTACAGGTAAGAAAAGTGTAGAACCTAAAGACATCCCTCTGGGGATTATCGTTACTTTGTGAGCTGGATCATGATCAGGAACTAATCTACCTACAATTACGTGACCTGCTTCATGATATGCTGTACATTCTTTTTGTTGCTTTGTCATAATTATAGATTTTCTCTCTGACCCCATAATTATTTTATCTTTAGATATTTCTAGTTCTGACATAGAAACATTCTTTTTATTCAATCTTGCAGATAACAATGCAGCTTCATTTACTAAATTAGCTAAATCTGCGCCGGAAAATCCAGGGGTTCCTCTGGCTAAAATAGAAGTAGAAACGTCTTTTTTAATCAAAACATTTTTCATATGAACTTTTAATATTTGTTTTCTTCCTTTTAAATCTGGCAAAGAAACTAATATTCTTCTATCAAATCTGCCAGGTCTCAATAAAGCTGGATCCAAAACATCTGGTCTATTAGTAGCAGCAATTAATATAACTCCTTTATTTTGTTCAAAACCATCCATTTCTACCAATATTTGATTTAAAGTTTGTTCTCTTTCATCATGCCCTCCCCCTAACCCAGAACCTCTTTGTCTACCTACAGCATCGATTTCATCTATAAATATTATACATGGAGAATATTTTCTTGCATTTTCAAACATGTCTCTAACTCTAGATGCACCAACACCAACAAACATTTCTACAAAATCTGATCCTGATATAGTAAAAAATGGAACTTTTGCTTCACCTGAAACAGCTTTAGCTAGTAAAGTTTTTCCTGTTCCTGGAGGCCCAACTAATAAAACACCTTTAGGTATTTTTCCACCTAACTTTTTAAATTTTTTTGGATTTTTCAAATATTCAACTAATTCTTGCACTTCTTCCTTTGCTTCATCACATCCTGCAACATCAGAAAAAGTAGTTTTGATTTTATTTTCTGATAACATTTTTGACTTATCTCTTCCGAAGGACATTGCATTTTTTCCTCCAGATTGTAATTGTCTTATAAAAAATATCCATATTCCTATTAATAAAAACATAGGGAGCCATGACAAAAGTAATGAAGTGAAAAATCCTGGCATACTTGGAGATTTTCCAAATATTCTTACATTTTTTAATAACAAAATATCTAATAATTTCTGATCATTCATTGGTATAGTAGTATAATATTTATTATTGTTTTTATTTATTATTTCTACTTGTCTTCCATCAATAATAACCTCAGAAATTTTGTTTTTATTTATTTCTGATAAAAAAGTGGTATAAGATATTCTATTATTAATAGAATTATGCGAACCAAAACTTTGAAAAATAGACATAAACATAATAGATGCAAATAACCAAATAATTATATTTTTAACTGAATCATTCAAGGAATTAACCTCACATAATAACTGTTAACTGTTATAAAAAAAATTATTTTATTCCTCTTCCTATAATAAATAGTTCTTTAGAATTTTTATAAGAAGATTTTAATTTATTAATTTTAACACTTATAAAAAAATTCTTTAAAATTTTTATAAATTCATTTAAACCTTTACCATCAAATGCTTTAACTATATAAATTCCTTTTTTAAAAAAAATATTTTTACATATATAAAAAGATAATTCTAATAATTTAATAGAATTATTAATATCTACACAACTATGACCGCTAATATTAGGGGACATATCAGACATTAAAACATCAATTCTATTTTTATTAATTTGTCTTAAAAAATATTCTAAAAATTTTTTGTTAAACAAATTTCCCTTATAAAACATTATATTTTTTAAAAATTTCATTTTTTTTATATCACAAGATATTAATTTGCCTTTGTTATTTATATACTTAGAGACATACTTTGACCATCCTCCAGGAGAGGATCCTAAATCAACAATATTCATATTCTTTTTAAAAATATTATTTCTTACATTTATTTCATGTATTTTAAACCAAGATCTAGAGATTAAATTTTTTTTTTTAGTCATTAAAACATATTGATTTTTACTATTTCTATTCAACCAAATTTTAGAACTTTTAGAAAATTTTCTATATTTCATAAAATTTTTATTTAAATTATTATAAATGATCTACATTAATAATTTTATATTTAATATTACCATTAGGAGTTTTTATAGTAGATATTTGACCTACATATTTTCCTATTAATCCTCTAGAAATAGGAGAAAAAATAGAAATTAAATTATTTTTAAAATTAGATTCATCTTCACCAACAATTTTATATGTAAAATATTTTTTTGAAGAAACGTTCATAATAGTAACAGTAACTCCAAAAACAACTTTATTTTTATTAGGAATTTTTTTTATATCTATTACATTAATATTAGATAATTTATTTTCTATTTCTTTAATTCTTCCCTCACAAAAACTTTGTTCTTCTCTTGCTGCATGATATTCTGCATTTTCTTTTAAATCTCCATGCGCTCTTGCCATTTTAATGTTATTTATAATTTTCTGTCTTTTAACATTTTTAAGATTGTTTAATTCATTTTTTAGTTTTTTAAATCCTGAAATTGTTATAGGTATATTTTTGGACAAATTAAAACCTCTATTTTCATAAAAATATTAATATTAAAAAAATTAATTTATTTTAATATAAATAAAATTAAAATATGTATATTTAATTTTTAATTATATAAAAAATAAATTAATTTTAAAAGTACAATAAACAGTACTTACTAAAAAATATATAAATATTTTTTATTAAATTTAAAAAATATTTAATAAATATATTATAAATTTATAAGAAACAAAAATAAATTATAAAAAATTAAATAAATATAAAAGAATTTATCAATTTTAAAAAAAATGTTTTATTATATTAATAAAATAATATAAATAATAATATAATTATATGAATAAAAAAAAAATAGAAAACATGTTAAAAAAAGAAATAAAATTATATAAAATAAAAATAAAAAAAGAAAATAAAAATATAGAAATAGTAGCTGTAAGTAATACTTTTTTAAATAAAACAGAATTGCAAAGACAACAAACAATATACAAACCAATACAAAATTTGATAATAAAAAAAAAAATACATGCTGTAATAATTTATACATATTCTATAAAAGAATGGAAGAAGAAATTAAATAAAAAAAAACATAAACAAAAATATTAATTATAAAATTTTTATAAATTAATATTTTTATTTTTTATAAAAGATATAAAGTTTTATTAATTTTTTAAAAAATTAATTGTAAAAATTAAGTTTTATAAAAAATAAAATAATATAATAGAGAGATACACAAAATGAAAGTAATATTTATTATAAAAAATAATCAATATTTAGCTAATGTTGGAGATAATATAATCGTAAAAAAATTAAATAAAAAAATAGGTGAAAAAATTTCATTAAAAAAAATATTAATGATTTCAAATAAAGAAAAGATAATAATAGGAAAACCATTTATAAAAAAAGAATATATATTAGCAAAAATTAAAGCACATAAAAAAAATAAAAAAATAAATATAATAAAATTTAAAAGAAGAAAACATCATATAAAAAGACAAGGTCATAGACAAAAATACACTATTATTAAAATAATAAAAATAAAAAAATAAAATAGGAATATAAAATGGCTCATAAAAAAGCTGGTGGTTCAACTAGAAATGGAAGAGATTCCAATCCAAAAAGATTAGGAATAAAAAAATTTGGAGGAGAATTTATAAAACCTGGAAATATAATATTAACACAGAGAGGTACAAAATTTCATCCAGGAGAAAATGTAGGATGTGGAAAAGATCATACTTTATTTGCACTGAAAAAAGGAAAAATAAAATTTGAAAAAAAAGGAAAAAAAAATAGAAAATATGTAAGAATAATTATATAAAAAAATTGTAAAAAAATTAATATTATGAAATTTTTTGATGAAATTTTAATTTATGCAAAATCTGGAAATGGAGGAAATGGATGTACAAGTTTTCGCAGAGAAAAATTTATACCAAAAGGTGGACCTGATGGAGGTGATGGGGGAAATGGAGGTAATGTATGGATAAAATCTGATGTTAACTTAAATACATTAGTTAAATATAATTTTAAAAAAATATTTTTAGCAGAAGATGGAAAAAATGGTAGAAACAAAAAATGTTCTGGAAGAAAAGGAAAAGATATATATATAAAAGTGCCTTTAGGTACAAAAATAGTAGATATAAGAAAAAATAAAATTTTAATAGATATAACTAAAAAAAAACAAAAATTTTTACTATTAAAAGGAGGGGCAAGAGGATTAGGAAACTACAAATTTAAATCTTCCACAAACAGAACTCCTATAAAACATACAAATGGAAAAATGGGAAAAGAAATACAAATTAAATTAAAACTAACTCTATTAGCAGATGTAGGAACATTGGGATTACCAAATTCTGGAAAATCTACATTAGTTAGCAAAATATCAAATTCTAAAACAAAAATTGGATCATATCCATTTACTACTTTAAGTCCACATTTGGGAGCAGTTTTTGTAAACAAAAAAAAATCTTTTATAATATCTGACATACCAGGAATAATAAAAAATGCTTCAAAAGGAATAGGATTAGGGGTACAATTTTTAAAACATTTAGAAAGATGTAAGATATTACTTCATATAATAGATTTTTCTATAAAAAATATTTATACAATTATAAAAAATATAAAAATTGTTAAAAATGAGATAAAAAAATATAATAAAAATATTTTAAAAAAAACTATATGGATAGTTTTTAACAAAATAGATAAAATAAATTATAAAGAAAAGATAAAATCTATGCAATTAATATATAAAATAAAAGAAAGAATTTTTTACATATCTTCTAAATATAAGTTAGGAACTACAAAATTATGTAAGGAAATAAAAAAATTTTTAGATAAGTCAAATTAAATAAAATTTGAAACCCGAGTATATAAAATGTTATACCGGGTTATAAAAAATATTTTTATAAAACTATCTTTTAGAAAATTGAGGTTTTTTTCTAGCCTTTCTTAAACCAAATTTTTTTCTTTCTACTTTTCTAGAATCTCTAGTAACAAATCCAGCTTTTTTTAACTTAGTCTTAAAAATATTATCATATTCTATTAATGATTTTGATATTCCTTGTCTGATAGCATTTGCTTGACTAGATATTCCTCCTCCTTTTACAGTTATAATAAAATCAAATTTATCATTTATATTTAATATTGATGTAGGTTGTAAAACTATTGCGCGTAATGTATTTCTTTTAAAATAATTATTTAACTTTTTCTTATTTATAAAAATTTTTCCATTACCAATTTTTAAAAAAATTCTAGCGGAAGAAGTTTTTCTTCTTCCAGTTCCATAATTTATAATTTTCATGTTTAATCTTATAAAATTCCAAATTATACTTTTAATATTTGAGGTTTTTGAGAAATATATTTTAATTCATCTCCTGAATAAATTTTTAATCTTTTCATAATATGTTTTCTTAAAGAGTTTTTTGGCAACATACCTCTAATGGCTATTCTAATAACTTCTTCTGGATTATGAATTAACATATCTTTTAAAGATATTTTTTTTAAACCGCCTGTATGTCCAGTATGTCTATAATAAATTTTATTTTTTATTTTATTTCCAGTTACAGATATTTTTTCAGCATTAAATATTATTATATAATCTCCATCACAAACATTATTTTGATAATTTGGTTTATGTTTTCCAATTAAATATTTAGATATACTAGAAGATAACCTTCCTAGTATTTTTTTTTTAGCGTTTACATAAAACCATTTATTTTTATTAATTTTTCTTTTTATTAAAAAGTTTTTCATTTTAAAAAAATACCTATATAATATTATTATTAATTAAAATATTACTTGTAAAATAATATAAAATATATTTTTTATATTAATTGTTAATATAATATTACATAAAAAAATATTAAAAAATAAAAATAATATTATTTTTTAAAAAATAATATTATTTTTATTTTTTAATATTTTAATATACATTAAAAATTGTATTCAAATATTTTTAATATAATAAGAGTAAATATTTTTATGAATTTAGAGATAAATTTTTTAAATTTTAGAAATAAAATTGACAAATTAGATAATAAAATAATTAAATTATTGTTTAAAAGAAATTATATTTCTAAAGAAATAGCAAAAACAAAAATAATTTTAAAAAAAGACATAAAAGATAAAAATAGAGAAAAAGAAATATTATTAAATATATATAAAAAATCTAAAAAATATAATATTTCTAAAAAATATATAAAAAAAATTTTTAAAATAATAATAAATCATTCTATAAAAATGCAAAAAAAAATATTTAACAAAAAAAATATACAAAAAATATCTTTTTTAGGTCCTGAAGGATCATATTCATATTATGCTACAAAAAAATATTGTAAAAAAAAAATACTATACAAAAAATTACCATATAAAAATTTTAATGAAGTAATAAGTGCTTTAGAAAAAAATATTGTAAATTTTTCAATATTACCATTAGAAAATTCTAATACAGGAAAAATAGATGAGACATACAAAATATTAGAAAAAAAGAAATTGTTTATAATAAAAACTTTAAACATAAAAATTAATCATTGTTTATTATCTAAGCAAATAATAAAAACAAAGAATATACAAATAATATATACACATTTACAACCATTTCTACAATGTAAAAAATTTATAAAAAATTTTTGTAAACTTAGCAAAATAAAATTTGTTGAAAGCACATCTTCAGCAATAAAAAATATTTTAATAAAAAATAAAAATAATATAGCAGCCATAGGGCATAAAAAAAACAAAAACTTTTTTAATTTAAAAATATTAAAAAAAAACATAAACAATGATAAAAATAATTTTACTAAATTTATAGTACTAAAAAGAAATAAAAAAAAAATAGATTACAAAAAAAATATTATTTTAATAAAATTTTTATATAACATAAAAAAATTTCCAAACAATATATTATTAATTTTATATGAAAATAATATAAAAATAAAAAGTTTAATATATCATAAATCAAACGTAGAAGATAATAAAAATATATATTTTGTTGAAATAAAAAATAACAAAATATTAACTAAAAACATAAAAAATATATTAAAAAAAACATTAAAAATTACAAATAGTATAAAAATAATAGGAAACTACAAAAAATAAAATATTTATTTATATATATTTTAAAATCTAACAAAATATATTTAAATATTTTATATTTACTTTAAGAGAATAAAATGTTTAGAAATTTAAAAAAAAAATTCAATGAAATAATAGAAAAAATATCTAATTCTGGAAGAATTAGAGAAAAAGATATAACATATACAATAAGAGAAATAAGAAAATCATTTTTAGAATCTGACGTTGCAATAACAGTCATAAAAAAATTTATAACAAAAATAAAAAAAAAATCTATAGGAAAGAAGATAAATAAAAGTTTTACACCAGGTCAAGAACTAATACATATAATACAAAAAGAAATGATAAAAGAATTTGGTGAAAAACCAAGTTTGATAAATTTGTCTACAAAATCTACAGCTATAATATTAATAGTTGGTTTACAAGGAATGGGAAAAACAACTAGTACAGTTAAAATTGCAAATTTTATAAAAAGAAAATATAAAAAAAAAGTATGTACATTTTCATTAGATACAATAAGACCTGCAGCAATAGAACAACTAAAAATTTTATCAAAATCATCAAATATAGATTTTATACAAATAAAAAATAAAAAAAATTATATAAAAATGTTAGAAAATGGATTAGAAATATCAAAAAAAAAAATATATGATTGCGTAATAATAGATACTTCCGGTAGATTACATGTAAATAAAAACATGATGAATGAATTAAAAAATATTCAAAAATTTTCCAATCCTATAGAAACTTTATTAGTATGTGATGCTATGTTAGGACAAGATTCTATCAAAATAATAGAATCTTTTAAAAAATATGTAAATATAACAGGAATAATATTAACTAAAACAGACAGTGATTCTAGATGTGGAATTGCACTTTCAGCAAGACATATAACAAAAAAACCAATAAAATTTTTATGTAATGGAGAAAAAATAGAAAATATAAAAATATTTGAACCAAAAAAAATAGTTAATAAAATAATAGGTATGGAAAATGTAACATCACTAATTGACAAAATTAAAACAAATATAAAAAAAGAAAAATATATTTTAAATAAAAATAAAAAAATAAAAAATAATACATTTAATTTAAACAATTTTTTAAATCAAATAGATCAATTAAATAAAATTGGAGGAATAGAAAAAATAATAAACAAAATTCCATCACAATACATTAACAAAAACAAAAATTTAAAAAATGTAAATAATTCTTTAATAAAACAGTTTAAAGTAATTATACAATCTATGACAAAAGAAGAAAGAAAAAATCCTAAAATAATAAAAAGTTCTAGAAAAAAAAGAATAGCTATGGGATCTGGATCAAGCGTGCAACAAATAAATATATTATTACAAAAATTTAATCATGTAAAAAAAATCTTTAAAAAAATAAAAAAAAGTGGTACAAACAATTTTTTTAAAAATTTTTTTAACAAACAATTTTTTTAAAATAAAATGGAAAAATTAATATGATAAAAATAAGATTGTCAAGAATAGGTTCAAAAAAAAAACCATTTTTTAAAATAATAGTTGCTGATGTTAGATGTCCTCAAAATGGAAAATTTATAGAAAAATTAGGATACTATGATCCAATTACAAAAAATCTTAAAAAAAAATTCTATATATCAGAAAATAGAATAAATTTTTGGATTAGCAAAGGAGCAATTTTATCTAAAAGACTAAAAAACATTATAAAACAAAATAAATCATGCTAATAATAGGAAAAATAATAAAACCATATGGTATTTTAGGGTGGTTACAAATAGTTTCATTTACAGAAAAAAAAGAAAAAATCTTTGAATATTCTACTTTATATTTTAAAACAAAAAAAAAATATAAAAAATTAAAAATAAAAAATTGGAAAATTTGTAAAAAAAAAATATTAATAAAAATTTCAAAAATAGAAGATAGAACAAAATCAGAATATTTTTTAAAAAAAAAAATATTTATAAAAAAATGTTCTTTACCTAAATTAAAAAAAAATGAATATTATTGGAAAGATATAATAAATTGCAAAGTTTTTAATACTAAAAATAAATTTTTAGGAAAAATAACTAAAATTATTGATGTAAAAACATCAAATATAATATCAATAAAAACAAATTGTATTAAAAAAAAACAAGAAATTTTAATACCATTTATAATAAATAAATATATAAAAAATATAAATATAAATAAAAAGAAAATAATAATAAAAAATTATTTATATTTTATCTAAAATATTATATGAAAAAAAAGAATAATATTACTATAAATGTAGTAACTATATTTCCAGAAATGTTTAAAACAATATTAAAATATGGAATAATAAAAAAATCTATTAAATTAAAAATGTTAAAAATAAAATTTTGGAATCCTAGAAACTTTGTAAAAAAAAAAAATGAAAATATTGATGATACACCTTATGGTGGTGGGCCTGGAATTATAATGAAACCATATCCACTATATAATACTATAAAGTATATAAAATCATTATATAAAAAAAAAAATATAAAAACTATTTATTTAACACCTCAAGGAAAAAAAATAAATAAAAAAAATATATTAAACATTTTAAAATTTAAAAATATAATATTAGTATGTGGAAGATATGAAGGAATAGATGAAAGAATAATATTAAAAGAAATAGATGAAGAAATATCAATAGGAGACTATGTTTTAACTGGTGGTGAAATACCATCAATGGTATTAATAGAATGTATTATAAGATTTATACCAGGCATCATAAAAAAAAAATGTATTTCAGAAGATTCTTTTTTTAATGGATTATTAGATTACCCGAATTACACTAAACCAAGAATATTTAAAGGTATGAAAGTTCCTAAAATTTTGTTATCAGGAAATCATAAAAATATAAAATTATGGAAAATTAAAGAATCATTAAGAATCACATTATTAAAAAGACCAGATTTATTTAAAAAAAAATTTAAAAAAGCAAAAAATAAAATTTTAAAAATATTTCAAACAAAATATACGAAATAACTTAAAAACAAAAAAATGAGATAATAAAAAGTTGTGAAAAATATTATAGAAAATATAGAAAAAAAAAATAAATTAAAACATACTATTCCATCATTCAAATCAGGAGATACAATAGAAATACAAAGTTGTATATTAGACGGAGAAAAAACAAGATTACAAAAATTTGAAGGAATAGTTATTGCAATAAAAAATAGAGGATTTAGATCTTCATTTTCTGTTAGAAAAATTTCTAATGGAGAAGGTGTAGAAAGAATTTTTAAAAAATATTCTCCTAATATAAAAAAAATAAAAATAAAAAAATATGGAAAAGTAAAACAATCAAAATTATATTATATTAGAAAACTACATGGAAAATCTTATAAAATAAAAGAAAAAAAAAATAAAAAAAAATTTTTACAAAAATAATTTTTTACATAAAAAATGTTAAAATCATGCAGTAAAAATTAAAACTGCATGACAAAAAAATTTTTATATATATTTTAAAAAATTTTTAAAAACAATATAAATTTTATATTTAATTATTTAATGAAATATATTTAAAAATTAAAATAAAATATAAAAATAAAAAAAAATATATTTTTGTTAAAATAGTATTTTAAATAATAAAAAAAAATATTTATATGAAAAAAAAAAATTTAGTTTTATTAATAAATGGACCAAACTTAAATTTATTAGGAAATAGAGAAAAAAAAATATATGGAAAAATAACATTACATCAATTAATAGAAAAATTAAAAAAAAAAGCAAATCTATTAAAAATTAAATTAAAAACTTTTCAATCTAATTCGGAGTCGAAATTAATAGAAAAAATACAAAAATCTAAAAATATAGTTAAATATATTATAATAAATCCAGCAGCATATACTCATACA from Buchnera aphidicola (Astegopteryx bambusae) carries:
- the trmD gene encoding tRNA (guanosine(37)-N1)-methyltransferase TrmD → MKKKNNITINVVTIFPEMFKTILKYGIIKKSIKLKMLKIKFWNPRNFVKKKNENIDDTPYGGGPGIIMKPYPLYNTIKYIKSLYKKKNIKTIYLTPQGKKINKKNILNILKFKNIILVCGRYEGIDERIILKEIDEEISIGDYVLTGGEIPSMVLIECIIRFIPGIIKKKCISEDSFFNGLLDYPNYTKPRIFKGMKVPKILLSGNHKNIKLWKIKESLRITLLKRPDLFKKKFKKAKNKILKIFQTKYTK
- the rplS gene encoding 50S ribosomal protein L19, whose translation is MKNIIENIEKKNKLKHTIPSFKSGDTIEIQSCILDGEKTRLQKFEGIVIAIKNRGFRSSFSVRKISNGEGVERIFKKYSPNIKKIKIKKYGKVKQSKLYYIRKLHGKSYKIKEKKNKKKFLQK
- the aroQ gene encoding type II 3-dehydroquinate dehydratase produces the protein MKKKNLVLLINGPNLNLLGNREKKIYGKITLHQLIEKLKKKANLLKIKLKTFQSNSESKLIEKIQKSKNIVKYIIINPAAYTHTSIAIRDALLSVQIPFIEVHISNIYARENFRANSWFSDISSGIICGLGTQGYFLALDAIYKKIFKKK